From Methylopila sp. M107, a single genomic window includes:
- the aceE gene encoding pyruvate dehydrogenase (acetyl-transferring), homodimeric type — protein sequence MRDHEDGDPLETQDWLDSLEAVKERRGEGRASFLMDAVLGAARRDWLYVPQSLTTPYRNTIPVAEQPPLPGDRTLERKIRSIIRWNALAIILRANKESSELGGHIASFQSAATLYDIGFGHFWHAPTEGHGGDLIFVQGHSSPGIYARAFLEGRLTEEQLLNYRQETEGKGISSYPHPWLMPDFWQFPTVSMGLGPLMAIYQARFLKYLESRGFAETANRKVWAFMGDGEMDEPESMGAISLAGREKLDNLIFVINCNLQRLDGPVRGNGKIVQELESNFRGAGWNVIKVLWGTGWDALLEKDKSGMLLKRMEECVDGEYQSFKSKSGAFVREHFFGKYEETKALVADMTDDEIWKLTRGGHDPAKVFAAYTSAVNHTGQPTLILPKTVKGYGMGESGEGQMISHQAKKMTSNALKGFRDRFNIPVSDEDLEKVPFIKLPEESAEMQYLRAQRAKLGGSLPQRRQKSDALEIPPLSTYQRLLENSGEREISTTMAFVQMLGSLVRDKTIGRRIVPIVPDESRTFGMEGMFRQLGIYSSVGQLYRPEDADQLMYYREDKQGQVLQEGINEGGAMSSWIVAATSYSTNNVPMIPFYIFYSMFGLQRVGDLAWLAGDMRARGFLLGGTAGRTTLNGEGLQHEDGHSHLFASTIPNCVSYDPTFAYEVVAIIRDGMRRMYQDQEDVYYYVTLMNENYPHPGLAEAAAGEAAEEGILKGLYLLTKGEPQKSGQRVQLVGSGTILREVIAAADLLAKDFGIAADVWSATSFNELRRDGMAAERWNLLHPTEDRRKSWVEAKLEGHDGPVIASSDYVRNYADQIREYVGAAGKRYVVLGTDGFGRSDYRVNLRRFFEVDRHYVVVAALKALADENKLPSSVAADAIAKYGLDSARSAPWTV from the coding sequence ATGAGGGACCACGAGGACGGCGATCCGCTCGAAACCCAGGACTGGCTGGACTCGCTGGAGGCGGTCAAGGAACGGCGCGGCGAAGGGCGCGCGAGCTTCCTGATGGACGCGGTGCTGGGCGCCGCGCGACGCGACTGGCTCTACGTTCCGCAGTCCCTCACCACGCCCTACCGCAACACGATTCCCGTGGCCGAGCAGCCGCCGCTTCCCGGCGACCGTACGCTCGAGCGCAAGATCCGGTCGATCATCCGCTGGAACGCGCTCGCCATCATCCTGCGCGCCAACAAGGAGAGTTCCGAGCTCGGCGGCCACATCGCGAGCTTCCAGTCCGCGGCGACGCTCTACGACATCGGCTTCGGGCACTTCTGGCACGCGCCGACGGAGGGCCACGGCGGCGACCTGATCTTCGTGCAGGGCCATTCTTCGCCCGGCATCTACGCTCGCGCCTTCCTCGAAGGGCGCCTGACCGAGGAGCAGCTGCTCAACTACCGGCAGGAGACCGAAGGAAAGGGCATCTCGAGCTACCCGCATCCCTGGCTGATGCCTGACTTCTGGCAGTTCCCGACCGTGTCGATGGGGCTCGGGCCCCTCATGGCGATCTATCAGGCGCGGTTCCTGAAGTACTTGGAGAGCCGCGGCTTCGCCGAGACGGCCAACCGCAAGGTCTGGGCCTTCATGGGCGACGGCGAGATGGACGAGCCGGAGTCGATGGGCGCGATCTCGCTCGCGGGCCGCGAGAAGCTCGACAACCTGATCTTCGTCATCAACTGCAACCTCCAGCGCCTCGACGGTCCGGTGCGCGGCAACGGCAAGATCGTCCAGGAGCTCGAGAGCAATTTCCGCGGCGCGGGCTGGAACGTCATCAAGGTGCTCTGGGGCACGGGCTGGGACGCCCTGCTCGAGAAGGACAAGTCCGGCATGCTGCTGAAACGCATGGAGGAGTGCGTCGACGGCGAATATCAGAGCTTCAAGTCGAAGAGCGGCGCCTTCGTGCGCGAGCACTTCTTCGGCAAGTACGAGGAGACCAAGGCCCTCGTCGCCGACATGACCGACGACGAGATCTGGAAGCTGACGCGCGGCGGGCATGACCCGGCGAAGGTGTTCGCGGCCTACACGTCCGCGGTCAATCATACCGGCCAGCCGACGCTGATCCTGCCCAAGACCGTCAAGGGCTACGGCATGGGCGAGAGCGGCGAAGGCCAGATGATCTCGCACCAGGCCAAGAAGATGACGTCGAACGCCCTCAAGGGCTTTCGCGACCGCTTCAACATTCCGGTCTCGGACGAGGACCTCGAGAAGGTCCCGTTCATCAAGCTCCCGGAAGAGAGCGCCGAGATGCAGTACCTGCGCGCCCAGCGCGCGAAGCTCGGCGGCTCGCTCCCGCAGCGGCGCCAGAAGTCGGACGCGCTCGAGATCCCGCCGCTCTCCACCTATCAGCGCCTGCTGGAGAACTCCGGCGAGCGCGAGATCTCGACCACGATGGCGTTCGTGCAGATGCTCGGGAGCCTGGTGCGCGACAAGACGATCGGCCGGCGCATCGTCCCGATCGTGCCGGACGAGAGCCGCACCTTCGGCATGGAGGGCATGTTCCGCCAGCTCGGCATCTACTCCTCCGTCGGCCAGCTCTACCGGCCGGAAGACGCCGACCAGCTGATGTACTACCGCGAGGACAAGCAGGGCCAGGTGCTGCAGGAGGGCATCAACGAAGGCGGCGCCATGTCGAGCTGGATCGTCGCCGCGACGTCCTACTCGACCAACAACGTGCCGATGATCCCGTTCTACATCTTCTATTCGATGTTCGGGCTCCAGCGCGTCGGCGACCTCGCCTGGCTCGCCGGCGACATGCGCGCCCGCGGCTTCCTGCTCGGCGGCACCGCCGGACGCACCACCCTCAACGGCGAGGGCCTGCAGCACGAGGACGGCCACAGCCACCTGTTCGCGAGCACGATTCCGAACTGCGTGTCCTACGACCCGACCTTCGCGTACGAGGTCGTGGCGATCATCCGCGACGGCATGCGGCGGATGTATCAGGACCAGGAGGACGTCTACTACTACGTCACCCTGATGAACGAGAACTACCCGCATCCGGGCCTCGCCGAGGCCGCGGCGGGCGAGGCGGCCGAGGAGGGCATCCTCAAGGGGCTCTATCTGCTCACCAAGGGCGAGCCGCAGAAGTCGGGGCAGAGGGTCCAGCTCGTCGGCTCCGGCACCATCCTGCGCGAGGTGATCGCGGCCGCCGACCTGCTGGCGAAGGACTTCGGGATCGCGGCCGACGTCTGGAGCGCCACCAGCTTCAACGAGCTGCGCCGCGACGGCATGGCGGCCGAGCGCTGGAACCTGCTGCATCCGACGGAGGACCGCCGGAAGAGCTGGGTCGAGGCGAAGCTCGAAGGCCATGACGGCCCCGTCATCGCGTCGAGCGACTACGTCCGCAACTACGCCGACCAGATCCGCGAATATGTGGGCGCGGCCGGCAAGCGCTACGTCGTGCTCGGCACCGACGGGTTCGGGCGGTCGGACTACCGCGTGAACCTGAGACGCTTCTTCGAGGTCGACCGCCACTACGTGGTGGTCGCCGCGCTGAAGGCCCTTGCGGACGAGAACAAGCTGCCCTCGTCCGTCGCGGCCGACGCGATCGCGAAATACGGGCTCGACAGCGCGCGCTCCGCGCCGTGGACCGTCTGA
- a CDS encoding dihydrolipoyllysine-residue acetyltransferase, translating to MSTAIDIEVPDIGDFTDIPVIEIFVKPGDRVKAEDPLISLESDKATMEVPSPRTGVVKSVSVNIGDKVSAGAVIMQFEDADGEQAPARPSVTAPPPSVSAPSGVAEVRVPDIGDFKDVPVIEIFVKPGDEVKAEDPLLALESDKATMDVPSPLSGKVQDIRVKVGDKISEGAVILTLASGDGAGKTAAAPVAAPAAAPSAPAAPAAASAPGGAIDEKTFATAYAGPAVRGLAREKGVDLGKVSGTGKHGRITREDVEAFAKGGGAAAPAKSAASAAPAGGGGGLDLLPWPKVDFAKYGPVERKELGRIKKISAANLHRNWVVIPHVTNHDEADITDLEQFRVRMNKELEKSGVKLSLLPFMVKAAVATLKKFPEFNASLDGDALVYKNYWHIGFAADTPNGLMVPVIKDADKKTIPEIAKEMGDLAKLAREGKIKPDQMQGGTFSISSLGGIGGVYFTPIINAPEVAIMGVCKGFWKQHSSDGKTFTARLTLPLSLSWDHRVIDGAAAARFNAHFAGVLADMRRVLF from the coding sequence ATGAGCACCGCAATCGACATCGAAGTCCCCGACATCGGCGACTTCACCGACATCCCCGTCATCGAGATCTTCGTGAAGCCGGGCGACCGGGTGAAGGCGGAAGACCCGCTGATCTCGCTCGAATCCGACAAGGCCACGATGGAGGTCCCGTCGCCGCGCACCGGCGTCGTGAAGTCCGTCTCGGTCAACATCGGCGACAAGGTGAGCGCCGGCGCCGTCATCATGCAGTTCGAGGATGCGGACGGCGAACAGGCCCCCGCCCGCCCGAGCGTGACCGCCCCGCCGCCATCCGTCAGCGCGCCGTCCGGCGTCGCGGAGGTGCGGGTTCCCGACATCGGCGACTTCAAGGACGTCCCCGTCATCGAGATCTTCGTGAAGCCCGGCGACGAGGTGAAGGCGGAGGACCCGCTGCTCGCGCTCGAGAGCGACAAGGCCACGATGGATGTGCCGTCGCCGCTGTCCGGCAAGGTGCAGGACATCAGGGTCAAGGTTGGCGACAAGATCAGCGAAGGCGCTGTGATCCTGACGCTGGCCTCCGGCGACGGGGCGGGCAAGACCGCCGCAGCGCCGGTCGCGGCGCCCGCCGCGGCCCCATCGGCGCCGGCGGCGCCCGCCGCGGCGTCCGCGCCGGGCGGCGCGATCGACGAGAAGACGTTCGCGACCGCCTATGCGGGCCCCGCCGTGCGCGGGCTCGCCCGCGAGAAGGGCGTCGACCTCGGCAAGGTTTCGGGCACCGGCAAGCACGGCCGCATCACCCGCGAGGACGTAGAAGCCTTCGCCAAGGGCGGCGGCGCGGCGGCGCCGGCCAAGTCCGCGGCCTCGGCCGCGCCCGCCGGCGGGGGAGGCGGGCTCGACCTGCTGCCCTGGCCCAAGGTCGACTTCGCAAAATACGGCCCGGTGGAGCGCAAGGAGCTCGGCCGCATCAAGAAGATCTCGGCCGCGAACCTGCATCGGAACTGGGTCGTCATCCCGCATGTCACGAACCATGACGAGGCCGACATCACCGACCTCGAACAGTTCCGCGTGCGGATGAACAAGGAGCTCGAAAAGAGCGGCGTCAAACTCTCGCTGCTGCCCTTCATGGTGAAGGCGGCGGTCGCGACGCTGAAGAAGTTCCCGGAGTTCAACGCCAGCCTCGACGGCGACGCGCTGGTCTACAAGAACTACTGGCACATCGGCTTCGCGGCCGACACGCCGAACGGCCTCATGGTCCCGGTGATCAAGGACGCGGACAAGAAGACCATCCCCGAGATCGCCAAGGAGATGGGCGACCTCGCCAAGCTCGCGCGCGAGGGCAAGATCAAGCCCGACCAGATGCAGGGCGGGACCTTCTCGATCTCCTCGCTCGGCGGCATCGGCGGCGTCTACTTCACGCCGATCATCAACGCCCCCGAGGTCGCCATCATGGGCGTCTGCAAGGGGTTCTGGAAGCAGCACTCGTCGGACGGAAAGACCTTCACGGCGCGCCTCACGCTTCCGCTGTCGCTGTCCTGGGACCACCGCGTGATCGACGGCGCCGCCGCCGCGCGCTTCAACGCCCATTTCGCCGGCGTGCTGGCGGACATGCGGCGCGTGCTGTTCTGA
- the lpdA gene encoding dihydrolipoyl dehydrogenase produces MAAQIEVKVPDIGDFKNVAVIEVLVKPGETVRVDTSLIMVESDKASMEIPSSAAGVVKEISVKVDDKVSEGSVILTLEASGEAAAPAPKAAAPTAAAPVSAPATPAPAAGSFKGKADVECETLVLGAGPGGYSAAFRAADLGMKTVLVERYATLGGVCLNVGCIPSKALLHTAFIVDEVATLAAHGVSFGPPQVDIDKLRAFKDGVIGKLTGGLAGMAKARKVEVVTGVGAFLDPNHIEVETASGKKTVRFAKAIIAAGSQAVKLPFLPEDPRIVDSTGALLLKSVPKRMLVIGGGIIGLEMATVYSTLGSRIDVVEMLDVLMPGADRDLVKVWEKKNAHRFDNLMLGTKTVGAKATDAGIEVSFEGAKAPAGPQLYDLVLVAVGRSPNGKKIGAEKAGVAVGDRGFIATDKQMRTNVPHIFAIGDIVGQPMLAHKAVHEGHVAAEAAKGESAFFDARQIPSVAYTDPEIAWTGKTEEQCKAEGIKYGKSVFPWAASGRAIANGRDEGFTKLIFDEATHRVIGGGIVGTNAGDLISEVCLAVEMGCEPADIGKTIHPHPTLGESIGMAAEVFEGVCTDLPPQKKR; encoded by the coding sequence ATGGCAGCCCAAATCGAAGTGAAGGTCCCCGACATCGGCGACTTTAAGAACGTCGCCGTGATCGAGGTGCTGGTGAAGCCCGGCGAGACGGTGAGGGTCGACACCAGCCTCATCATGGTCGAGTCCGACAAGGCCTCGATGGAGATCCCGTCATCGGCCGCCGGCGTGGTGAAGGAGATCAGCGTCAAGGTCGACGACAAGGTGAGCGAAGGATCTGTGATCCTGACGCTTGAGGCCTCGGGTGAGGCCGCGGCGCCGGCCCCCAAGGCCGCCGCGCCGACCGCTGCGGCTCCTGTGTCCGCGCCCGCGACTCCCGCTCCTGCGGCCGGGAGCTTCAAGGGCAAGGCCGACGTCGAATGCGAGACGCTGGTGCTGGGCGCCGGTCCCGGCGGCTATTCGGCCGCCTTCCGCGCGGCCGATCTCGGCATGAAGACCGTGCTGGTCGAGCGCTACGCGACGCTCGGCGGCGTCTGCCTGAATGTCGGCTGCATCCCGTCCAAGGCGCTGCTGCACACCGCCTTCATCGTCGACGAGGTCGCGACGCTCGCGGCCCATGGCGTCAGCTTCGGCCCGCCGCAGGTCGACATCGACAAGCTCCGCGCCTTCAAGGACGGGGTGATCGGCAAGCTGACCGGCGGCCTCGCCGGCATGGCGAAGGCCCGCAAGGTCGAGGTCGTCACCGGCGTCGGCGCGTTCCTCGACCCCAACCACATCGAGGTCGAGACGGCGTCCGGCAAGAAGACGGTGCGCTTCGCGAAGGCCATCATCGCTGCGGGCTCGCAGGCGGTGAAGCTGCCCTTCCTGCCGGAAGACCCGCGCATCGTCGATTCGACCGGCGCGCTGCTGCTGAAGTCGGTCCCGAAGCGCATGCTGGTGATCGGCGGCGGCATCATCGGGCTCGAGATGGCGACGGTCTACTCGACCCTCGGCTCGCGGATCGACGTCGTCGAGATGCTCGACGTGCTGATGCCGGGCGCCGACCGCGACCTCGTGAAGGTCTGGGAGAAGAAGAACGCGCACCGCTTCGACAATCTGATGCTGGGGACCAAGACCGTCGGGGCCAAGGCGACCGACGCCGGGATCGAGGTGTCGTTCGAGGGCGCGAAGGCGCCGGCCGGACCGCAGCTCTACGACCTCGTGCTGGTCGCGGTCGGCCGTTCGCCGAACGGCAAGAAGATCGGGGCCGAAAAGGCCGGCGTCGCGGTCGGCGACCGCGGCTTCATCGCGACCGACAAGCAGATGCGCACCAACGTCCCCCACATCTTCGCGATCGGCGACATCGTCGGGCAGCCGATGCTGGCCCACAAGGCGGTGCATGAGGGCCATGTCGCGGCGGAGGCCGCGAAGGGCGAAAGCGCCTTCTTCGACGCCCGCCAGATCCCCTCGGTCGCCTATACCGACCCCGAGATCGCCTGGACGGGCAAGACCGAGGAGCAGTGCAAGGCGGAAGGGATCAAGTACGGCAAGTCGGTCTTCCCCTGGGCGGCCTCCGGCCGCGCCATCGCCAACGGCCGCGACGAGGGCTTCACCAAGCTGATCTTCGACGAGGCGACGCATCGGGTGATCGGCGGCGGGATCGTCGGCACCAACGCCGGCGACCTGATCAGCGAGGTCTGCCTCGCGGTCGAGATGGGATGCGAGCCCGCCGACATCGGAAAAACGATCCACCCCCATCCAACGCTAGGCGAATCCATCGGCATGGCGGCGGAAGTGTTCGAGGGCGTCTGCACCGACCTGCCGCCGCAGAAGAAGCGATAG